A part of Capsicum annuum cultivar UCD-10X-F1 chromosome 6, UCD10Xv1.1, whole genome shotgun sequence genomic DNA contains:
- the LOC107874789 gene encoding 5'-nucleotidase SurE-like, giving the protein MRPSGEKANLLPPGLVSNLQDVLSNRKGKGPAASNNNEDGSNELISVSHDDDTRPVVMVTNADGIESPGLTYLVHALVRQGLYNVHVCAPQSDESTSSHSFTLKETIAVTSTEIHGATAYAVTGTPVDCVSLALSGALFSWSKPALVISGINKGSSCGHNMFYSGIVAGARESLFSGVPSISISLDWKKDESQESDFKDAVGVCLQLINAALRDIEKGAFPKCCLLHVQVPKTPLTNKGFKLTKQSHWSLKLCWQAISASRNPAAGRFVPNQQSLGLQLAQLGRDASAAGAARRLATQKNNIEEVESVGVAGKSDPNRKAKYFRLELLDKKQEEKDEDLDFRALENGFIAVTPVSLVMHVEADVHAAASQWISTALQVEQ; this is encoded by the exons ATGAGGCCTTCAGGGGAGAAAGCCAACTTGTTGCCACCAGGTTTGGTTTCCAATCTTCAGGATGTCCTTTCCAACAGAAAGGGCAAGGGTCCTGCAGCCTCTAACAACAATGAAGATGGTTCCAACGAACTCATATCGGTTTCACATGATGATGATACGAGGCCTGTGGTTATGGTTACAAATGCTGATGGAATCGAATCTCCTGGTCTCACCTATCTTGTTCATGCACTCGTTCGTCAAGGACTCTACAATGTCCACGTCTGCGCTCCTCAATC AGATGAATCAACGTCAAGCCACTCTTTTACTCTGAAAGAAACCATAGCGGTTACTTCGACTGAGATTCATGGTGCTACTGCTTATGCAGTTACTG GCACTCCTGTAGATTGCGTTTCATTAGCCTTGTCTGGTGCACTGTTTTCCTGGTCAAAGCCTGCGCTG GTCATAAGTGGAATTAACAAGGGCTCGAGTTGTGGCCATAATAT GTTTTACTCAGGCATTGTAGCTGGCGCAAGGGAGTCGTTATTTAGTGGTGTGCCATCTATATCAATATCACTTGACTG GAAGAAGGATGAAAGCCAGGAAAGTGATTTCAAGGATGCCGTAGGTGTTTGTTTACAGTTGATAAATGCAGCCCTTAGAGATATTGAGAAGGGAGCTTTTCCCAAATGTTGCTTGCTGCATGTGCAAGTTCCAAAGACTCCTCTGACAAACAAG GGTTTCAAATTGACCAAGCAAAGTCACTGGAGCCTTAAGCTTTGCTGGCAAGCTATTTCAGCAAGCAGGAATCCTGCTGCTGGACGTTTTGTTCCCAATCAGCAAAGCCTTGGACTACAGCTTGCACAACTTGGACGAGATGCTTCTGCAGCG gGTGCCGCTCGTCGGTTAGCCACTCAGAAAAACAATATAGAGGAGGTTGAATCTGTTGGTGTAGCAGGGAAATCTGATCCCAACCGGAAAGCCAAGTACTTCAGATtggag TTACTTGACAAGAAGCAGGAAGAAAAGGATGAGGATTTAGATTTTAGAGCTCTTGAAAATGGCTTT ATAGCGGTCACTCCAGTGTCTCTTGTGATGCATGTAGAAGCAGACGTTCATGCAGCTGCTTCACAGTGGATTTCTACTGCGTTACAAGTTGAACAATGA
- the LOC107873967 gene encoding heterogeneous nuclear ribonucleoprotein A0-like has translation MDFYETRRPRIQLNKGKGKIEQENVHWETGQEKVGDSSTRKLFVRGIARETTEESFRKHFRKFGNITTSIIIPDKNSRRKLAFGFVTYADSESANKALGEEHIIDGRAVEVKKRVRNRSRTENIFIRGLPQSLTEDDLKTHFSSYGNVVGHQIMLDRSTGRSRGYGFVTFNSKKAVEKVLADGCMHELGGKQVEIKRDEPRRVRVEHASEHRLHRGGIISKSHCGVNGSVEGFRGAYGGNMGRDHGGYGGYEGYSNYGGRGKFAGSYGAGPAGFNPVHGGYSDGFGAAGYGGSSYGAPVNCGGSTGGAMYGAAGYGGSSYGAPVNYGGSTGGAMYGAAGYGGSSYGAPVYYGGRTGYASSNKYGSSGGNPAGHDNANRYDNRGSTVGNPAGCDNANRYDTGGRSGGANAYWNNDAADGRFHRYWK, from the exons ATGGATTTTTATGAAACAAGGCGGCCAAGGATACAACTTAATAAAGGCAAAGGGAAAATCGAACAAGAAAATGTGCATTGGGAAACCGGTCAAGAAAAAGTTGGAGATTCTTCAACACG AAAACTTTTTGTTCGAGGCATTGCTCGGGAGACAACGGAAG AATCTTTTAGGAAGCATTTCAGAAAGTTTGGAAACATAACTACTTCTATAATAATCCCGGATAAAAACTCTAGAAGGAAACTGGCATTTGGATTTGTTACATATGCTGATTCGGAAAGTGCAAATAAAGCTTTAGGGGAAGAGCATATCATAGATGGTAGAGCG GTGGAAGTGAAGAAAAGAGTACGTAATAGGTCGAGAACAGAGAATATTTTTATCCGTGGTCTTCCACAATCTTTAACTGAAG ATGATTTGAAGACACATTTTTCTTCTTACGGCAATGTTGTGGGGCATCAGATCATGCTGGATCGTTCCACTGGTCGGTCCCGAGGCTATGGCTTTGTGACTTTTAATAGTAAAAAAGCAGTTGAAAAGGTTTTGGCGGACGGATGTATGCACGAACTTGGTGGCAAACAA GTTGAAATTAAGAGGGACGAGCCAAGGAGAGTTAGAGTTGAACATGCAAGTGAACACCGGTTACATCGTGGTGGGATTATTTCAAAATCGCATTGTGGTGTCAATGGTTCTGTAGAGGGTTTTCGTGGCGCATATGGTGGAAACATGGGTAGAGATCATGGTGGATATGGAGGATATGAAGGATACAGCAATTATGGTGGGCGTGGCAAGTTTGCAGGAAGTTACGGTGCAGGTCCTGCAGGATTTAACCCTGTACATGGTGGATACAGTGATGGATTTGGCGCAGCTGGTTATGGAGGCAGCAGCTATGGTGCACCTGTCAACTGTGGTGGTAGTACTGGTGGAGCTATGTATGGTGCAGCTGGTTATGGAGGCAGCAGCTATGGTGCACCTGTCAACTATGGTGGTAGTACTGGTGGAGCTATGTATGGTGCAGCTGGTTATGGAGGCAGCAGCTATGGTGCACCTGTCTACTATGGTGGTCGTACTGGTTATGCCAGCAGTAACAAATATGGGAGCAGTGGTGGCAATCCTGCTGGTCATGATAATGCAAACAGGTATGACAATCGTGGCAGCACTGTTGGCAATCCTGCTGGTTGTGATAATGCAAACAGATACGACACTGGTGGCAGAAGTGGTGGTGCCAATGCATATTGGAATAATGATGCTGCTGATGGGAGGTTTCATCGTTATTGGAAGTGA